The following proteins are encoded in a genomic region of Candidatus Eisenbacteria bacterium:
- a CDS encoding efflux RND transporter periplasmic adaptor subunit has product MKTGSVFASAGAWLLLAVLIQSCGRSTAQEGRQPAAPESAAVEAGHAAAGVGTRGAASAEEAEISDLDRPVEELFRLTCEHKMKTFECEECRYETGVVRVPGELLSGALVKTGKVAREHVHDAMQLTGEVRFDERRVSHVGTQAGGIIRRVSVTLGETVRKGEPLIEVESIAIGEAEGAYLEAQAALRLARRNHDRTAELRKEGITSEREFFQGRQELEAAEIRAESALGRLLRLGMSEADARRLTASGANSGRVVLRAPVAGTVLTLHAFSGETAKAEETLLTIGDAGVVWVWADLYERDVAAVNQARRGGKLAATVTVKAYPGEEFPGSVDLVSPAMEAASRTVKLRVEVKNPRGRLLAGMFANVQVFLPGTQEALAVSRAAVLEDAGRSFVFIHHHGEYYVRRPVQPGRSWGERVEILSGLRGGETVICDGSFLMKSDVLRSKMGAGCAD; this is encoded by the coding sequence ATGAAGACTGGTTCGGTGTTCGCATCCGCCGGCGCCTGGCTCCTGCTGGCGGTGCTCATTCAGTCCTGCGGCAGGTCCACCGCGCAGGAGGGTCGTCAACCGGCCGCGCCGGAGAGCGCGGCGGTGGAGGCGGGCCACGCGGCCGCCGGGGTCGGGACCAGGGGAGCCGCATCCGCGGAGGAGGCGGAGATCTCGGACCTCGACCGCCCCGTGGAGGAACTGTTCCGGCTCACCTGCGAGCACAAGATGAAGACCTTCGAGTGCGAAGAGTGCCGCTACGAGACGGGCGTGGTCCGCGTCCCCGGGGAGCTGCTGTCGGGAGCCCTGGTGAAGACGGGGAAGGTGGCGCGGGAACACGTTCATGATGCCATGCAGCTCACCGGCGAGGTGCGTTTCGACGAGCGCCGGGTCTCGCACGTGGGCACCCAGGCCGGCGGCATCATCCGGCGGGTATCCGTGACCCTCGGGGAGACGGTGCGAAAGGGAGAGCCCCTGATCGAGGTGGAGAGCATCGCGATCGGGGAGGCCGAGGGGGCGTACCTGGAGGCTCAGGCGGCGCTCCGCCTGGCGCGCCGCAACCACGACCGGACGGCGGAGCTGCGCAAGGAGGGCATCACTTCCGAGAGGGAATTCTTCCAGGGAAGGCAGGAGCTGGAGGCCGCGGAGATACGCGCAGAGTCCGCCCTGGGGCGCCTGCTCCGGCTGGGCATGTCCGAGGCCGACGCCAGGAGGCTCACCGCATCGGGTGCCAACAGTGGCCGCGTGGTGCTGCGCGCGCCCGTGGCCGGCACGGTGCTCACCCTGCACGCGTTCTCCGGAGAGACGGCCAAGGCCGAAGAGACCCTGCTCACCATCGGCGACGCCGGTGTCGTGTGGGTGTGGGCGGATCTCTACGAGAGGGACGTGGCCGCCGTGAACCAGGCCCGGCGCGGCGGGAAGCTCGCGGCGACGGTCACCGTGAAGGCCTATCCCGGGGAGGAGTTCCCGGGCTCGGTGGACCTGGTGAGCCCCGCCATGGAGGCGGCCTCCCGAACCGTGAAGCTGCGGGTCGAAGTCAAGAACCCGCGCGGACGGCTGCTGGCCGGGATGTTCGCAAACGTGCAGGTGTTCCTCCCCGGGACGCAGGAGGCGCTGGCCGTTTCCCGCGCCGCGGTCCTGGAGGATGCCGGCAGGTCGTTCGTGTTCATCCACCATCATGGCGAGTACTACGTGCGCAGGCCGGTCCAGCCCGGCCGTTCCTGGGGCGAGCGGGTCGAGATCCTCTCCGGCCTCCGCGGCGGTGAGACCGTGATCTGCGACGGCTCGTTCCTGATGAAGTCCGACGTCCTGCGCTCGAAGATGGGCGCAGGCTGCGCGGACTGA
- a CDS encoding TolC family protein, with protein MHSFRAWAVSAWRPGPAIQVLFLILLSSAAAVRSEPLTQATASPASAAHAAASRAPAEQAAGSPTAASRAPAAQAAASPAPVSRAELPTDTLGISWPDLKGLVDRHPRLAASLCGVDAARGVAADAGSIPNPSLDAALTRPEGAPDPAAPREWSLELTIPLEWLAKRGSRVSAAEALVEASTEDAHATRLEVLLQLRELFVNLAHDQARVASLQALESQTSELARSVSRRVELGEARPTDATRVEIELEKIASDLDAARWARRAHQGQLRLWLGGGWPGELRVQADLASVPGVPDLDSALAAARSTHPSRLAARARVRSLESGLSVEKRARIPGVSLRAFRLAEPDRRAYGAGVTLDVPLWNWNSGRIAQARALLDAGRRDLEWQGREIESAVIEAHGSSVATAGTAVRYRDRILPRTESTALIMERAYALGETNLLELIDARRALVGTRLEYLSALAEAQLASSRLNALIGREDFQ; from the coding sequence ATGCACTCGTTCCGTGCGTGGGCGGTCTCCGCGTGGAGGCCGGGCCCGGCAATTCAGGTCCTCTTTCTGATCCTGCTCTCCTCGGCAGCCGCGGTCCGCTCGGAGCCGCTGACCCAGGCAACGGCGTCGCCCGCGTCAGCAGCGCACGCCGCGGCCTCGCGGGCCCCGGCGGAACAGGCCGCAGGGTCGCCGACCGCCGCCTCGCGGGCCCCGGCCGCGCAGGCCGCAGCGTCGCCGGCCCCGGTCTCGCGGGCTGAGCTCCCCACCGACACACTCGGGATCTCCTGGCCGGACCTCAAGGGCCTGGTGGACCGGCATCCCCGGCTGGCTGCGAGTCTCTGCGGAGTGGATGCGGCCCGCGGGGTGGCGGCTGACGCGGGCTCCATTCCGAACCCATCGCTGGACGCGGCCCTGACGCGCCCCGAGGGCGCCCCGGATCCCGCCGCGCCGCGCGAGTGGAGCCTGGAGCTCACGATCCCGCTGGAGTGGCTCGCGAAGCGGGGCAGCCGGGTCTCCGCCGCGGAGGCGCTGGTGGAGGCCAGCACGGAGGATGCGCACGCCACCCGGCTCGAGGTCCTGCTTCAACTCCGCGAGTTGTTCGTGAACCTCGCCCACGACCAGGCCCGGGTCGCCTCGCTCCAGGCCCTCGAGTCCCAGACTTCCGAGCTCGCGCGATCGGTGTCGAGGCGCGTGGAGCTGGGAGAGGCTCGCCCCACCGATGCCACGCGCGTCGAGATCGAGCTCGAGAAGATCGCCAGCGATCTGGATGCGGCCCGGTGGGCGCGGCGGGCGCACCAGGGCCAGTTGAGGCTGTGGCTGGGCGGTGGGTGGCCGGGGGAACTCCGCGTGCAGGCCGATCTGGCGTCCGTGCCCGGCGTGCCGGACCTGGACTCGGCTCTTGCCGCAGCACGCTCGACCCATCCGTCCCGCCTGGCCGCGCGGGCGCGGGTCCGCTCCCTGGAGTCCGGGCTGAGCGTCGAAAAGCGCGCGCGCATCCCGGGCGTGTCCCTGAGGGCCTTCCGGCTCGCGGAGCCCGACCGAAGGGCGTACGGCGCCGGGGTCACGCTGGACGTGCCGCTGTGGAACTGGAATTCCGGGCGCATCGCGCAGGCGCGCGCCCTGCTCGACGCCGGCCGCCGGGACCTCGAATGGCAGGGGCGCGAGATCGAATCGGCGGTGATCGAGGCGCACGGGTCCAGTGTCGCCACCGCGGGCACCGCGGTCCGTTACCGGGACCGGATCCTCCCTCGCACCGAGTCCACCGCGCTGATCATGGAGCGGGCGTACGCCCTCGGCGAGACGAACCTGCTCGAACTGATTGACGCCCGGCGCGCGCTCGTCGGGACACGCCTCGAATATCTCTCGGCGCTCGCCGAGGCCCAGCTTGCGTCCAGCCGTCTCAACGCTCTCATCGGGCGGGAGGACTTCCAATGA